Proteins from a genomic interval of Candidatus Zixiibacteriota bacterium:
- a CDS encoding sigma-54 dependent transcriptional regulator, with amino-acid sequence MNDSTTTTSAQILLIEGDRSETGSLSVVLDRGAYNIVRPESLEYAMAILESSEVHVVVLTLEESQTNGAEIVRQIRYLSPFTEVIVGMPDEKSGEVARTDEAGAFDSLTGPLSPERMLSRIQKAVEYRRIRIERSLLKEQVAMRYSFDNIIGVSKEITDLKGTISRVAPTDIPILITGASGTGKELVARVIHHHSLRRNGRLVVVDCSALPENVLLGQLFETEKHAELPLLQRADGGTLILDNIGGMSTSVQDRLLAFLKDFTILDSDGRARRLDIRFVTLTSDQLDAKAESGAFAQDLLDQLSTVTIELPSLIDRADDIEILIDNFLHTIASENEEPAKTITRTAVDRLLHHSWPGNVRELENTIRRAFALCNGDQMETDDISFVGSGSDTRPRTTSEPVRRTTVSRLDDNQRSLIQRALVENDWNYTQTAQELGIGRTTLWRKVKKFNLKRDAETATSEAQ; translated from the coding sequence ATGAACGATTCCACAACTACAACCAGCGCCCAGATCCTCCTCATAGAAGGGGACAGATCCGAGACCGGTTCTCTTTCGGTTGTTCTGGATCGTGGTGCTTATAATATTGTCCGGCCCGAATCATTAGAATACGCTATGGCAATATTAGAGAGTTCGGAGGTCCATGTCGTCGTACTGACCCTGGAGGAGTCCCAAACCAATGGTGCTGAGATCGTGCGCCAGATACGTTACCTGTCGCCATTCACCGAGGTTATCGTGGGGATGCCCGATGAAAAGTCTGGAGAGGTGGCCAGAACCGATGAAGCCGGGGCGTTTGATAGCTTGACCGGACCGCTATCGCCAGAGAGAATGCTCTCCCGAATTCAGAAGGCAGTCGAATATCGCCGGATCAGAATTGAACGCAGCCTCCTTAAGGAACAGGTAGCAATGCGCTACTCTTTCGACAATATCATCGGAGTGTCAAAGGAAATTACTGATCTCAAAGGAACGATCTCCCGAGTAGCTCCCACCGATATCCCCATCTTGATCACCGGTGCCTCGGGGACCGGCAAAGAATTGGTTGCACGGGTAATTCATCATCACTCCCTCCGCAGGAATGGGCGGCTGGTGGTTGTGGATTGTTCGGCCCTACCAGAGAATGTACTGCTTGGCCAATTGTTCGAGACAGAAAAACACGCCGAACTACCTCTGCTTCAACGAGCCGATGGCGGCACTCTGATTCTCGACAACATCGGTGGTATGAGCACCTCTGTTCAGGATCGCCTGCTGGCTTTCTTAAAGGATTTCACTATTCTTGATAGCGATGGACGAGCCAGGCGTCTGGATATCCGCTTTGTCACACTGACTAGTGATCAACTTGATGCCAAAGCAGAGAGTGGGGCATTTGCTCAGGATCTCCTGGATCAATTGAGTACTGTCACGATAGAGTTGCCCAGCCTAATCGATCGGGCTGATGATATCGAAATCTTGATAGACAATTTCCTTCACACCATTGCCTCTGAGAATGAAGAACCTGCTAAAACAATTACCCGCACAGCTGTCGATCGACTTTTGCATCACAGTTGGCCCGGCAACGTTCGCGAACTGGAGAACACTATCAGACGAGCATTCGCTCTGTGCAACGGGGATCAAATGGAGACCGATGATATCTCCTTCGTAGGGTCCGGTTCGGACACAAGACCTCGGACGACTTCGGAGCCAGTCCGACGGACAACCGTTTCACGACTCGACGACAATCAACGATCGTTGATCCAGAGAGCCTTGGTCGAAAATGATTGGAACTACACGCAGACGGCTCAGGAACTTGGCATTGGTCGCACTACGTTGTGGCGCAAAGTCAAAAAGTTTAACCTCAAGCGGGACGCCGAAACCGCTACATCAGAGGCACAATAA